TGAACTCATCCTCGAGCACGTTGATCGCGTCGGCGTAGTTACGCAGTGTCTTCAGCGTTTTCTTATCGCCGGTACGAAGAACTCGTTCGAGTAGTGATGCCACTGATTTGCTCCCAATCTAGTTGCCGAAATCTGGCGTCCCCAGTCTACGTGAGAGACGTGCGGCGGACGGCCGCGGTTCCCGGTTGACGGTTATTCCCTGCATACTGCCAGCTTCAGGGCCGCAGCAAGGTCCCCCGCCGGACGTACCTCAATCTCCCCAAGCCCAAGCCACTGTGCCATGAGCGCAAGCTCGGCAGCCAGTTGACGCGCCGTGTGGCCCGGGGCATCCGGTTCCGCATAGGCGCCTTGAACCAGCAGCTTACCGCCGGCACGGTCTGCTTTGAGGTCCACCCGGGCAACCAGGTCCTCTCCCAGAAGGAACGGCAGGACGTAGTAGCCGTATCTGCGGGCGGGAGCAGGAGTGTAAATTTCAATCCGGTAGTGGAAGCCGAACAGCTCCTCGAGCCTGCGCCGTTCAAAGACCAGCGAATCGAACGGGCTGAGCAGGGCCTGTCCGGCCGCTGCCCGGGGAACCACGGCCTCCGCGTGCAGGAACGCCGGCTGCTTCCACCCGGCCACCTCCACCTGTTCGAGGATTCCCTTGCGGACCAGTTCCGCCGCGGCGTCGGCGGTTTCCCGCACCGGCAGCCGGAAGTAGTCGGCCAGTCCGCGGACGGTGGCGACGCCGTGTGCCCGGGCAGCGGCCTCGGCCAGCCTCAGTACGGCCTGCTGCGGGTCAGACGGTTCCAAGGCTGCAGCCCCGGCCGGGTGGATCCGGGCGGTGGGCGCGTAGAGACGTTCGAACTGGGGCGTCCGTCCTGCAGAGCTGACCAAGCCCGCGGCAAACAGGTCTTCCAGCACCCGCTTGCCGGCATTCCAGTTCCATCCCCAGTTTGCGGTGGCCCGTTCCGTGCTGTGGCCCAACAGTTCCGCGGTCTGGCGGGACGTGAGGGGCCGGGCTGCCGACTCCAGGATTTCCAGGATGCGCCCGCGCAGGTCCTCGGCCAGCGCCGCCGGCATGGAATGGG
This Arthrobacter sp. zg-Y20 DNA region includes the following protein-coding sequences:
- a CDS encoding crosslink repair DNA glycosylase YcaQ family protein, with the translated sequence MKPKLSLRQARRTALSAQGLARARPTGLVGSRQVGRTFERLALLQIDSVNVLTRSHYLPLFSRLGPYGQPDLDRMANRRPRRMVEYWAHEASYVRPDLFADLRAVQRRTWMTAHSMPAALAEDLRGRILEILESAARPLTSRQTAELLGHSTERATANWGWNWNAGKRVLEDLFAAGLVSSAGRTPQFERLYAPTARIHPAGAAALEPSDPQQAVLRLAEAAARAHGVATVRGLADYFRLPVRETADAAAELVRKGILEQVEVAGWKQPAFLHAEAVVPRAAAGQALLSPFDSLVFERRRLEELFGFHYRIEIYTPAPARRYGYYVLPFLLGEDLVARVDLKADRAGGKLLVQGAYAEPDAPGHTARQLAAELALMAQWLGLGEIEVRPAGDLAAALKLAVCRE